A window of Neisseria canis contains these coding sequences:
- the rsmA gene encoding 16S rRNA (adenine(1518)-N(6)/adenine(1519)-N(6))-dimethyltransferase RsmA: MKEHKARKRFGQNFLQDTRIINDIVSAVRPKPGDTVIEIGPGLAAITEPLAKKLNKLHVIEIDRDIIKRLKMQPFADKLVIHEGDVLQFDFNSVPGRKKIVGNLPYNISTPLLFRLREVADDVEDMHFMLQKEVVERMVAAPKTNDYGRLGVMLQYFFDMEMLIEVPPESFDPAPKVDSAVVRMIPQKGRIGEADDFEHFSMLVKAAFAQRRKTIRNNLKEIASDEDLSAVGINPQDRAEHIAPELYVKLSNYLAEKRLSEERNQ; this comes from the coding sequence ATGAAAGAGCATAAGGCCCGCAAGCGTTTCGGGCAGAATTTTTTGCAAGACACGCGCATTATTAATGATATTGTGAGTGCCGTGCGTCCGAAGCCTGGGGATACGGTTATCGAAATCGGCCCCGGTTTGGCTGCGATTACCGAGCCGTTGGCCAAAAAGCTGAATAAGCTGCACGTTATCGAAATCGACAGGGATATTATCAAGCGCCTGAAAATGCAGCCTTTTGCGGATAAATTGGTTATTCATGAAGGCGATGTGTTGCAGTTTGACTTTAACAGCGTGCCGGGCAGGAAAAAAATTGTAGGCAACCTGCCTTATAATATTTCTACGCCTTTGCTGTTTCGTTTGAGAGAAGTGGCGGACGATGTGGAAGATATGCATTTTATGCTGCAAAAAGAAGTGGTTGAGCGCATGGTGGCAGCGCCGAAAACCAACGATTACGGCCGCTTGGGCGTGATGCTGCAATATTTTTTTGATATGGAAATGCTGATAGAAGTGCCGCCCGAATCATTTGATCCGGCGCCGAAAGTTGATTCTGCCGTGGTGCGCATGATTCCGCAAAAAGGGCGCATCGGTGAAGCGGATGATTTTGAACATTTCAGCATGTTGGTTAAAGCCGCTTTTGCACAGCGCCGCAAAACCATACGCAACAACCTGAAAGAAATCGCCTCTGACGAGGATTTGTCCGCAGTAGGCATCAACCCACAGGACCGCGCGGAGCATATTGCGCCGGAGCTTTATGTGAAACTCAGTAATTATTTGGCAGAAAAAAGACTGTCTGAAGAAAGAAATCAATGA
- a CDS encoding amino acid ABC transporter permease — MDFRFDIIYEYRWMFLYGALTTLGLTVAATFGGTILGLFGALARIVRVEKGGWPLKLLVSLLRSITTVYVTLFRGTPLFVQIIIWHFVWFPILVSYDGGILISGAEANEIRRNYGALIAGVLALTVNAGAYITEIFRAGIQSIDKGQMEAARSLGLSYPQAMRYVILPQATRRMLPPLASEFITLLKDSSLTSVIAVAELAYVQKTISGRYSIYEEPLYTIALIYLAMTMCLSWLFASLEKKYNIQGRR; from the coding sequence ATGGATTTCAGATTCGACATCATCTACGAATACCGTTGGATGTTTCTTTACGGAGCGCTCACCACCCTGGGATTAACCGTAGCGGCCACTTTCGGCGGCACCATACTCGGCCTGTTCGGAGCTTTGGCGCGGATTGTGCGCGTAGAAAAAGGCGGTTGGCCGCTGAAACTTTTGGTAAGCCTGCTGCGCAGCATTACAACCGTATATGTAACCCTGTTTCGCGGCACACCTTTGTTTGTACAAATCATTATTTGGCACTTTGTCTGGTTCCCCATTTTGGTAAGCTACGACGGCGGCATTTTGATTAGCGGTGCGGAAGCCAATGAAATCCGCCGAAACTACGGCGCGCTGATTGCCGGTGTGTTGGCGCTTACCGTAAACGCAGGTGCGTATATCACCGAAATTTTCCGCGCCGGCATCCAATCCATCGACAAAGGCCAAATGGAAGCAGCCCGCTCTTTGGGCTTGAGTTATCCGCAAGCCATGCGTTATGTCATCCTGCCGCAGGCAACCCGCCGCATGCTGCCGCCTCTTGCCAGTGAGTTTATTACGTTGCTGAAAGACAGCTCGCTGACTTCGGTTATCGCCGTTGCCGAGCTGGCCTATGTTCAAAAAACCATTTCCGGCCGCTATTCTATCTATGAAGAACCTCTCTATACCATTGCCCTGATTTATCTCGCGATGACCATGTGCCTAAGCTGGCTGTTTGCCTCGCTTGAGAAAAAATACAATATCCAAGGCCGCCGTTAA
- the ribF gene encoding bifunctional riboflavin kinase/FAD synthetase, producing the protein MEIWFGLNRKPVFAQGVAATIGNFDGVHSGHLHILRRLKEEAQKRGLPAVAIVFEPQPPEFFARKFDKPLPYRLSPLRDKLMLLEATGCLDAVWVLRFNQSFADIPAQTFIDRLLRQNLDTRYLLVGDDFRFGAGRDGDFTLLQSQEGMFTERTPSVLIENMRVSSTAVRQALAGGLLDCARSLLGHEYVLSGRVKHGAKLGRTIGCPTANVHLPSHHYALSGVFVVEAEGSFGRKRGVASFGVNPTVSRTSSQKLEVHIFDFEGNIYGERLNVHFLHKLRDEEKFPDIESMMAQIRADMAEAKRWQPMPV; encoded by the coding sequence ATGGAAATTTGGTTCGGTTTAAACCGAAAACCTGTTTTTGCGCAAGGGGTTGCCGCAACCATCGGTAATTTCGACGGGGTTCACTCGGGGCATCTGCACATTTTGCGCCGCTTGAAAGAAGAGGCGCAAAAGCGCGGCTTGCCGGCTGTGGCGATTGTGTTCGAGCCGCAACCTCCTGAATTTTTTGCGCGCAAGTTCGATAAACCGCTGCCTTACCGGCTCAGCCCGCTGCGCGACAAATTGATGCTGTTGGAAGCAACCGGCTGCTTGGATGCCGTTTGGGTGCTGCGTTTTAACCAAAGCTTTGCCGATATTCCGGCACAAACTTTTATCGACCGCCTGTTGCGCCAAAATCTGGATACGCGCTATCTTTTGGTGGGCGACGATTTCCGTTTCGGAGCGGGGCGGGATGGGGATTTTACCTTGCTGCAGAGCCAGGAAGGAATGTTTACCGAGCGCACGCCTTCGGTATTGATTGAGAATATGAGGGTCAGCAGCACGGCTGTGCGTCAGGCTTTGGCGGGCGGCTTGCTGGATTGCGCGCGCAGCCTGCTTGGTCATGAGTATGTGCTCAGCGGGCGGGTTAAACACGGCGCCAAGTTGGGCAGGACGATTGGTTGCCCTACGGCCAATGTTCATTTGCCCAGCCATCATTATGCTTTGAGCGGTGTATTTGTAGTTGAGGCGGAAGGCAGCTTTGGCAGAAAGCGCGGCGTGGCCAGCTTCGGAGTCAACCCCACGGTTTCCCGAACCAGTAGTCAGAAACTGGAAGTTCATATATTTGATTTTGAAGGAAATATTTACGGAGAACGTTTGAATGTCCACTTCCTGCACAAGTTAAGGGATGAAGAAAAGTTTCCCGATATAGAAAGCATGATGGCGCAGATTCGGGCGGATATGGCCGAAGCGAAACGCTGGCAGCCTATGCCTGTCTGA
- a CDS encoding SDR family NAD(P)-dependent oxidoreductase, with protein MPQSVLITGCSSGIGYDTAKFLKQMGWQVFATCRKQEDVERLHQEGFTHALQLDTADSESIRSAFDTVLQTTGGKLDALFCNAGYGQVGAVEDIPRDALREQFETNVFGAWECITLAMKVFRRQNHGRILVNSSILGFAAMPWRGAYNSSKFALEGMCDTLRHELHGNNIYVSLVEPGPIATRFRANALKKFAEHIDYESSFHAESYRRQLNRLEAEGSVAPFTLSSPSCAVVCVRALTAKKPKERYLVTVPTVVFWYLKRLLPTTLLDNLQRAAVKDQGK; from the coding sequence ATGCCTCAATCCGTTTTGATTACCGGCTGCTCCAGCGGCATCGGCTACGACACTGCCAAATTTTTAAAACAAATGGGCTGGCAGGTTTTCGCCACCTGCCGCAAACAAGAAGATGTCGAACGGTTACATCAAGAAGGCTTTACACATGCGCTGCAGCTGGATACCGCTGACAGCGAAAGCATACGCTCTGCTTTCGATACCGTGTTACAAACTACGGGCGGCAAGCTGGATGCTTTGTTTTGCAACGCAGGCTACGGGCAGGTCGGCGCTGTGGAAGATATTCCCCGCGACGCTCTGCGCGAGCAGTTTGAAACCAATGTGTTCGGCGCATGGGAGTGCATCACATTGGCCATGAAAGTTTTCCGACGCCAAAATCACGGGCGTATTCTGGTTAACAGCAGCATTCTGGGCTTTGCCGCCATGCCTTGGCGCGGAGCCTATAACAGCAGCAAATTCGCTTTGGAAGGCATGTGCGACACCTTGCGGCACGAGCTTCACGGAAACAATATTTATGTAAGCCTAGTAGAGCCCGGCCCGATTGCCACCCGTTTCAGAGCCAATGCCCTAAAAAAATTTGCCGAACATATTGATTATGAAAGCAGCTTTCATGCCGAAAGCTACCGCCGGCAACTTAACCGACTGGAAGCCGAAGGGTCGGTAGCACCATTTACCCTAAGCTCCCCAAGCTGCGCCGTAGTGTGCGTGCGCGCACTAACGGCTAAAAAACCAAAAGAGCGCTATCTGGTTACCGTGCCTACCGTTGTGTTTTGGTATCTGAAGCGCCTGCTGCCTACCACCCTACTTGATAATCTGCAGCGCGCTGCCGTGAAAGACCAAGGCAAATGA
- a CDS encoding YqaA family protein — MDLFWQYAALFFSAFTSATILPGTSEAALAVMVRNYPQSVWQAFGLAACGNTLGSIASYGMGRLLPRKYTPNRKTEACLKKYGVWGLLLAWVPFVGDALPIAAGWLRLPFGMSCLMLAIGKCARYGVLVAGLSAF, encoded by the coding sequence ATGGATTTATTTTGGCAATATGCTGCTTTGTTTTTCTCTGCATTTACTTCCGCCACAATTCTGCCCGGCACTTCGGAAGCTGCGTTGGCGGTGATGGTGCGTAATTATCCGCAAAGTGTGTGGCAGGCATTTGGGCTGGCGGCATGCGGTAACACTTTGGGCAGTATTGCTTCTTATGGCATGGGAAGATTGTTGCCCCGTAAATACACGCCGAACCGCAAAACGGAGGCCTGTCTGAAAAAATACGGCGTATGGGGGCTTTTGCTGGCGTGGGTGCCGTTTGTAGGTGATGCTTTGCCGATTGCGGCCGGTTGGCTGCGCCTGCCTTTCGGAATGAGCTGTTTGATGCTGGCAATTGGCAAATGTGCACGCTATGGCGTGTTGGTTGCCGGCCTTTCTGCTTTTTGA
- a CDS encoding amino acid ABC transporter ATP-binding protein translates to MIKFKNVHKHFKDLHVINGVNLEIKQGEVVVVCGPSGSGKSTLIRTVNQLEPIQQGEIWVDGVNVADPKTDLNKIRAEVGFVFQHFNLYPHLTVLENITLSPMKVKKVSRADAEKKAVELLERVGLEHKKDALPSELSGGQQQRVAIARGLAMEPRVMLFDEPTSALDPEMVGEVLKVMKDLAKTGITMMCVTHEMGFAREVADRIIFVDHGQILEESDPESFFLNPKTERAKQFLAQIKH, encoded by the coding sequence ATGATTAAATTTAAAAACGTACATAAACATTTCAAAGACCTGCATGTGATTAACGGCGTGAATCTGGAAATCAAACAAGGCGAGGTTGTGGTGGTGTGCGGGCCTTCAGGCAGCGGTAAATCCACGCTTATCCGTACCGTTAACCAGCTCGAACCGATTCAGCAGGGTGAAATTTGGGTGGACGGTGTGAATGTAGCCGATCCGAAAACCGATTTGAACAAAATCCGTGCCGAAGTGGGTTTCGTGTTTCAGCATTTTAATTTGTACCCGCATCTGACCGTGTTGGAAAACATTACTTTGTCGCCGATGAAGGTGAAAAAAGTAAGCCGCGCAGATGCTGAGAAAAAGGCGGTAGAGCTGCTGGAGCGTGTAGGGCTTGAACATAAAAAAGATGCCTTGCCAAGCGAACTGTCCGGCGGCCAACAGCAGCGTGTGGCGATTGCGCGGGGCTTGGCGATGGAGCCGCGGGTGATGTTGTTTGACGAACCGACTTCTGCGCTTGACCCTGAAATGGTGGGCGAAGTGCTGAAAGTGATGAAAGATTTGGCAAAAACCGGTATAACGATGATGTGTGTTACTCATGAAATGGGGTTTGCGCGCGAAGTGGCCGACCGTATTATTTTTGTCGACCACGGTCAAATTTTGGAAGAGTCGGATCCTGAAAGCTTTTTCTTGAATCCGAAAACAGAGCGTGCAAAGCAGTTTTTAGCACAAATAAAGCATTAA
- the porB gene encoding trimeric porin PorB has translation MKKTLIALSLVALSGAASAEVILYGQIKAGVEVAQVKHRVNGVSEKDYTETKITDFGSRIGFKGTEHLGSGLNAIWQLEQNASVAGTDSGWGTRDSFIGLEGETWGKFRAGKLSTQLKDMDALDPWEYKNPALGLGVFERTGKRVISARYDSPVWAGFSFNAQFTPRDNQTNTGRDDDVVGRQLSDTSAYYAGLNYENAGFFAQYGVGYKKAAYVANNDSKSAQAHKVEAGYDANNLFVGLGYQYTNGWDSENSYRNTIAGIETDANVTDTSGRLKTHEAALTTSYTFGNVTPRLSYAHGFKAKSGGNKVDGTNYKQVVLGADYDFSKRTTAMVSAGWLKAGSGDNKTENTAGLVGLRHKF, from the coding sequence ATGAAAAAAACTCTGATTGCTCTGTCTTTGGTAGCTTTGTCTGGCGCCGCTTCTGCTGAAGTGATCCTGTATGGTCAAATTAAAGCAGGTGTAGAAGTTGCTCAAGTTAAACATCGTGTAAATGGTGTAAGCGAAAAAGATTACACTGAAACTAAGATTACTGATTTCGGTTCGCGCATTGGTTTTAAAGGTACCGAACACTTAGGCTCTGGCTTGAACGCTATTTGGCAACTTGAGCAAAATGCTTCTGTTGCGGGTACTGATAGTGGCTGGGGTACCCGTGATTCATTCATCGGTTTGGAAGGTGAAACTTGGGGTAAATTCCGCGCTGGTAAACTGAGCACCCAATTAAAAGATATGGATGCTTTGGATCCGTGGGAATATAAAAATCCTGCATTAGGTTTGGGTGTGTTTGAACGTACCGGTAAACGCGTAATCTCTGCACGTTATGACTCTCCAGTGTGGGCCGGTTTCTCTTTCAATGCTCAATTTACTCCTCGTGATAATCAAACTAATACTGGTCGTGATGATGATGTAGTAGGTAGACAATTAAGTGATACTTCAGCTTACTATGCTGGCTTGAACTATGAAAATGCCGGTTTCTTTGCTCAATATGGTGTTGGTTACAAGAAAGCTGCATATGTAGCGAATAATGATAGCAAATCTGCACAAGCTCATAAAGTGGAAGCGGGTTATGATGCTAATAATCTGTTTGTAGGTTTAGGCTACCAATACACCAATGGTTGGGATAGCGAAAATAGCTACAGAAATACCATTGCTGGTATTGAAACTGATGCAAATGTAACTGATACAAGTGGTCGCTTGAAAACTCATGAAGCTGCGCTTACCACTTCGTACACTTTCGGTAACGTAACTCCTCGTTTGAGCTACGCTCATGGCTTCAAAGCTAAATCAGGCGGTAACAAAGTAGATGGTACTAACTACAAACAAGTTGTATTGGGTGCTGACTACGACTTCTCTAAACGCACTACTGCTATGGTTTCTGCCGGTTGGTTGAAAGCTGGTAGCGGTGACAACAAAACCGAAAATACTGCTGGTTTAGTTGGTCTGCGTCACAAATTCTAA
- a CDS encoding Maf family protein, which produces MKPALYLASGSPRRKEILENLGYQVLRLPADINETPYPGETASAYVARMAAEKNAAALALWHTRHIHTPEYPLLTADTTVALNNQILGKPDNAQHAAEMLSALSGSTHQVLTSVCVYFNDTRQCTTQTSHVTFKTLNPSEISAYIASKEPLDKAGAYGIQGLGGVFITHLQGSFTGVMGLPVYETTLLLEECGYITPPFSIEYG; this is translated from the coding sequence ATGAAGCCGGCGCTTTACCTTGCATCCGGCAGCCCGCGCCGCAAGGAAATTCTGGAAAACTTAGGCTATCAAGTTTTGCGCCTGCCTGCCGATATCAATGAAACACCGTATCCGGGTGAAACCGCATCCGCATACGTTGCACGAATGGCTGCCGAAAAAAATGCAGCAGCCCTAGCACTTTGGCACACCCGACACATACATACGCCTGAATATCCATTGCTCACAGCCGACACCACTGTTGCCCTCAATAATCAGATTCTCGGCAAACCCGATAATGCACAACATGCTGCTGAAATGCTTTCAGCTCTTTCGGGCTCTACACATCAGGTACTTACTTCAGTTTGCGTATATTTCAATGACACCCGTCAATGCACTACACAAACCAGCCATGTTACTTTCAAAACTTTAAATCCATCCGAAATCTCAGCCTATATCGCTTCTAAAGAACCACTCGACAAGGCCGGCGCATACGGTATTCAAGGCTTGGGCGGCGTTTTTATAACGCATCTGCAAGGCAGCTTTACCGGTGTGATGGGTTTGCCTGTTTATGAAACTACTTTGCTATTGGAAGAGTGTGGATATATTACCCCGCCGTTTAGTATTGAATATGGTTAA
- a CDS encoding GntR family transcriptional regulator, with translation MADMENIAEVQSTVASPVAVIERHDTELTRVYHAVLNAIMDGVLLPGKKLTESDLCRQMVCSRNTVRGALSLLAHDKIVDLLPNRGAFVHVPDLQEIRDVFVMRIALEEMTLGKLAELPNVREKLEPLFRLVAQQAEAHEAGDRVGRDRLSNAFHIELARVLNNQVLVDMMASLCARSSLMVALTGKAVKHDSHNNHEHTEMLALLEAGKYKRAAKKMRKHLEAVLVRLEEQFEEEADEAYRMPV, from the coding sequence ATGGCAGACATGGAAAATATCGCGGAAGTTCAATCGACTGTAGCGTCTCCCGTAGCGGTAATCGAACGTCATGATACCGAGCTTACCCGCGTTTACCATGCGGTTTTGAATGCGATTATGGACGGCGTGTTACTGCCGGGTAAGAAGCTGACTGAATCGGATTTGTGCCGGCAGATGGTGTGCTCGCGCAATACGGTGCGGGGCGCGCTTTCTTTACTGGCTCACGACAAGATTGTGGATTTGCTGCCTAACCGCGGCGCGTTTGTGCATGTGCCGGATTTGCAGGAAATACGCGATGTGTTTGTGATGCGGATTGCTTTGGAAGAAATGACTTTGGGCAAGTTGGCAGAGTTGCCCAATGTGCGGGAAAAGCTGGAGCCGCTTTTCCGTTTGGTGGCGCAGCAGGCTGAGGCGCATGAGGCGGGCGACAGGGTGGGGCGCGACCGCTTGTCGAATGCGTTCCACATTGAGCTGGCGCGTGTTTTAAATAATCAAGTGTTGGTTGATATGATGGCTTCGTTGTGCGCACGTTCTTCTTTAATGGTGGCGCTGACAGGCAAGGCTGTGAAGCATGATAGCCACAATAATCACGAGCATACGGAGATGTTGGCGTTGCTGGAGGCTGGAAAATACAAAAGGGCGGCCAAGAAGATGCGCAAGCATTTGGAGGCGGTGTTGGTGCGCTTGGAGGAGCAGTTTGAGGAGGAAGCTGACGAAGCTTATCGGATGCCTGTCTGA
- the ileS gene encoding isoleucine--tRNA ligase: MTDYSKTVNLLESPFPMRGNLAKREPAWLKSWYEQKRYQKLREKAQGRPKFVLHDGPPYANGDIHIGHAANKILKDIIVRSKTLAGFDAPYVPGWDCHGLPIELMVEKLHGKSIPASKFRELCREYAAEQIARQKKDFIRLGVMGDWDNPYLTMNYQTEADTVRALGEIYKAGYLYRGEKPVQFCLDCGSSLAEAEVEYKDKVSHAIDVAYLFQDNTALAKAFGLSEISGEAYAVIWTTTPWTLPASQAIAAGADVVYQLIGTPKGKLVLAKDLAEDALKRYGFEGQTQVLAEAGGSKLEHLHLNHPFLERDIMVLNGEHVTTDAGTGLVHSAPAHGLEDYFVCLKYGIQLYNPVNSEGRYIDEMPRVAGMTVWEANPVIIEWLEEENKLLANNKIEHSYAHCWRHKTPLIYRATGQWFIGMDKTGADGKTLRDKAMKAVDNTEFFPAWGRARLEAMIEGRPDWVVSRQRNWGTPMTFFIHKETGELHPRSAELLEEVAKRIEQKGIEAWFVLDKRELLGDEAEQYDKLSDTMDVWFDSGSTHFSVLKQREELVWPADLYLEGSDQHRGWFQSSMLTGCSAVGRAPYKQLLTHGFVVDQNGRKMSKSLGNVVAPQEVYNEFGADILRLWTASTDYSGELAISKEILKRVTESYRRIRNTLSFLFANLSDFRPIDNAVPQDQMVEIDRYAMVLARRLQERLAGDYYPRYAFHFAVKDIVAFCSEDLGAFYLDILKDRLYTTKADSHARRSAQTALYHITRSLVLLISPILCFTAEEAWDIIGGGEEDSVLFHTLHEFPAMNEKSEAELVRKWEAVRQVREAVTAAIEPLRVDKTVGSSLQAEVEITAPEDLAGYLKALGDELRFVLLVSKATVNKGSELAVTAKVSGGEKCERCWHYTDDIGSVDGHPTICKRCADNIDGAGEHRDYA, from the coding sequence ATGACCGACTACAGCAAAACCGTGAACCTGCTAGAAAGCCCGTTTCCTATGCGCGGCAATTTGGCCAAGCGTGAACCTGCATGGCTGAAAAGCTGGTATGAGCAGAAACGTTATCAAAAATTGCGTGAAAAAGCGCAAGGCCGCCCGAAGTTTGTGCTGCACGACGGCCCGCCTTATGCCAACGGTGATATCCATATCGGTCATGCCGCCAATAAAATTCTGAAAGACATCATCGTGCGCAGCAAAACGCTGGCAGGATTCGATGCGCCCTATGTGCCGGGTTGGGACTGCCACGGTCTGCCCATCGAGCTGATGGTGGAAAAACTGCACGGTAAATCTATTCCCGCATCCAAGTTCCGCGAATTGTGCCGCGAATACGCTGCCGAGCAAATCGCCCGCCAGAAGAAAGACTTTATCCGTTTGGGTGTGATGGGTGATTGGGACAATCCTTACCTTACCATGAACTATCAAACCGAAGCCGATACGGTGCGTGCGCTGGGGGAGATTTATAAAGCGGGTTATCTCTATCGAGGCGAGAAGCCGGTTCAGTTCTGCTTGGATTGTGGCTCGTCGCTGGCGGAAGCGGAAGTGGAATATAAGGATAAAGTTTCCCATGCCATTGATGTGGCCTATCTGTTTCAAGACAATACCGCTTTAGCCAAGGCTTTCGGCCTGTCTGAAATCAGCGGGGAAGCTTATGCCGTTATCTGGACGACCACGCCGTGGACGCTGCCGGCCAGCCAAGCGATAGCGGCAGGTGCGGATGTGGTTTACCAACTGATTGGCACACCCAAAGGTAAACTGGTGCTGGCAAAAGACTTGGCCGAAGATGCGCTCAAACGTTATGGATTTGAAGGCCAGACGCAAGTTTTGGCGGAAGCCGGCGGCAGCAAGCTCGAGCATTTGCATTTGAATCATCCGTTTTTAGAACGCGACATTATGGTGCTCAACGGTGAGCATGTTACCACCGATGCGGGTACCGGCTTGGTACACAGTGCACCGGCGCACGGTTTGGAAGATTATTTCGTCTGCTTGAAATACGGCATCCAGCTTTACAATCCGGTAAACAGCGAAGGCCGTTACATTGACGAAATGCCGCGCGTGGCGGGAATGACCGTGTGGGAGGCCAATCCGGTTATTATCGAATGGCTGGAAGAAGAAAATAAGCTGTTGGCCAATAATAAAATCGAACACAGCTATGCACATTGTTGGCGGCATAAAACCCCTCTGATTTACCGCGCCACCGGCCAATGGTTTATCGGTATGGACAAAACCGGTGCCGACGGTAAAACTTTGCGCGACAAAGCTATGAAAGCGGTGGACAACACTGAATTTTTCCCTGCCTGGGGCCGCGCCCGCTTGGAAGCCATGATTGAAGGGCGCCCGGATTGGGTGGTTTCCCGTCAACGGAACTGGGGCACGCCCATGACTTTCTTCATTCACAAGGAGACAGGAGAGCTTCATCCGCGTTCTGCCGAATTGTTGGAAGAAGTGGCCAAGCGTATCGAACAAAAAGGCATTGAAGCATGGTTTGTTTTGGATAAACGCGAGTTGCTTGGCGACGAAGCCGAGCAATACGACAAACTTTCCGATACGATGGACGTGTGGTTTGATTCCGGCAGCACACATTTTTCCGTGCTGAAACAGCGGGAAGAGCTGGTGTGGCCGGCGGATTTATATCTTGAAGGAAGCGACCAACACCGCGGGTGGTTTCAGTCTTCCATGCTAACGGGCTGTTCCGCAGTGGGCCGTGCGCCTTATAAACAATTGTTAACCCACGGCTTTGTGGTGGATCAAAACGGCCGTAAGATGTCCAAATCGTTGGGTAACGTAGTGGCGCCTCAAGAGGTGTACAACGAATTCGGTGCCGATATTCTCCGCCTTTGGACGGCTTCTACCGATTATTCCGGTGAGCTGGCGATTTCCAAGGAAATTCTCAAGCGTGTAACGGAAAGTTACCGCCGCATCCGTAATACGCTGAGCTTCCTGTTTGCCAATCTGAGCGACTTCCGCCCGATTGATAATGCGGTTCCGCAAGACCAAATGGTTGAAATCGACCGTTATGCCATGGTGTTGGCGCGTCGTTTGCAGGAGCGTTTGGCCGGTGATTATTATCCGCGTTACGCCTTTCACTTTGCCGTGAAAGACATCGTGGCATTCTGTTCTGAAGATTTGGGTGCATTCTATCTTGATATTTTGAAAGACCGTTTGTACACCACCAAAGCCGACAGCCATGCGCGCCGCAGTGCGCAAACCGCGCTTTACCACATCACGCGCAGCTTGGTATTGCTGATTTCGCCGATTCTCTGTTTTACAGCCGAAGAAGCTTGGGACATTATCGGCGGAGGAGAGGAAGACAGCGTATTGTTCCACACTCTGCACGAATTCCCTGCTATGAACGAGAAAAGCGAAGCCGAGCTGGTGCGGAAATGGGAAGCGGTGCGTCAAGTAAGGGAGGCTGTAACCGCAGCCATCGAGCCTTTGCGTGTCGATAAAACCGTTGGTTCTTCTTTGCAGGCGGAAGTGGAGATTACCGCGCCTGAAGATTTGGCCGGATATTTGAAAGCATTGGGCGACGAGCTGCGTTTTGTGTTGCTGGTGTCTAAAGCAACGGTAAACAAAGGAAGCGAGCTTGCCGTAACCGCCAAAGTCAGCGGAGGTGAAAAATGCGAACGCTGCTGGCATTACACCGATGATATCGGCAGTGTGGACGGGCATCCGACCATCTGCAAGCGCTGTGCCGATAATATCGACGGAGCAGGCGAACATCGCGATTATGCGTAA